From Fulvivirga lutea:
ATTACCACCCCAAAGGTATTGGTATGAAATAAAGTAAGGTTTTTTGGTAGTAGTTGAGATTCTAAGTTCTTTAGATTTATCTTCCAATAAACCACTTAATACCTCTTTTTTACCAGCAAATATTGTATACCAAAATGGAAGACTCCTTTCATTGTTCAATTTAATAAATAACGAATCATTTGTCCTATTCCAGTTAATATGCACACCATCATCCTCATTATAAATTGGAAATGAGTAGATGCCTTCACTAGTTTCAATATGATAGGACGATGCAATCGGCAATATCTTTTCAGAATAAGGTAATATGATCGATTTGGTTAGTATATCATTAGCCCCAGACCTTACAATGAGTTTAGCATTTTGACTATAGCTTTGGTTATCCTTTATGTATTTGAAATTTATGGAATCATTTTTCAACTCAAACTTCACTTCGGATGATTTGCTCTTATATTCCAAGTCCAACTCTTTGATCGACCATTCATTGTCGCTTGTAAAAAATTTAGCATTAACCTTGTATCCAATATTTGCGGCTGGAAAAATGGAGTCTGGCAAAGTAAAATAAGTGTCTCCTAAAGGATCTAATTTGAACTTATGCGTGAATAGCGTATCGTTAACAAAAACTTGATTTTGCTCGAATGAATTCAATCTGTTAAAAGTTATAATTAATTCAACTCTCGCATCAGGTAAATTCAAATCATTATCATCCTTGGCAGTTAGAATAAGCTCTAACGGCTCACTACTAAAATGACTTTTATGTTTACTTTTTAAATTGAAATAAGCTGTATTCAATTCGTAGTCCTCATAATCGAATCCTTCTGAAATTACGGTATGATATTTCTTTTTTTCAAGATTGATATATTGATACCTATCTAGATCAAAGTCTAATGTATCATGAAGAACAAATTCATGAATATATACGCCCCTACGAGTTGGCTTAATCTTGCCAAGATTTTTAAATTTATTAGCATAATTACCTACTGTAAGAGTTAAAGGTTTATTAAAACCGTTGTAGTTTTTTTTGATAATGTAAGCTTTAAATTTGACGGTATCTCCTGGTTTATACTTAGGCTTATTCAAAGCAATATAACCACCATACTTTTGCTCAGAATTATCTGAATTAAACCAACTCACTATTGTGCCAATAAATCCGGTTGGATATCCCCATCTAACAGACCTATAAATATCAACAAATGGCTTCCACAAATACTTTATTGGACTTTTATATTTGATTTTCCGATAGATTCTTGCAGCTAGTTTATTGTTTCTTGATCTACCAATTGGTAAGAATGTAGTATGTCCATTATAATTAGCTTTTAATAGCCCATCTAAATTACTTTTATGTTGATAGTAAGTATTTCTACTCTGATTGTACTTAATATTTTTATTATCTACATGTAAAGAAGCATTGTCAATATTTTCACCGAATTCATCAAGCAAAACCACTTGAAAATCTTGCTCATTATTTATGATTCTTATTTCCAAATTATCAACTGACCTGTAGTCAATATTTAATTGGTTACCTAAGGCAACAACATACAGATAATGTCCTACTTCACGTGCTTTATTTTTAACACTGTCAGTATGAACTGAATCAACCAGGGAATGAAAAAAAATATCACCAACAACTGATATTGACTTTTTGTGAATGGCTTCAGCTTCTTCATTGGTTATTTGATAGATATATGTAAATGGACTTGACCTTCTTCCATTTATAAGATCTTGAGCATGTGCTTTGAAGCAAATAATTAATAAAATGAATGTGAAAAATATCCTCATAAATTACTGGTAAATATATTAATCCAAATTAGGGTAGAAGATTTATGAACTACTCCCGTTATATAGGGGATTTTAGAAATTCTTTTGAAGTGATTTGCGAGTTCTCGAATAAAAAATGGATGCGAAGATATGAGTATAATGTTAATTGTGCTTGAAAAACAAGTTCCACTTTTGATGAAGGTGGAACTGTGTTTAGTGTATACAACCTAAATACATTTCACCAAATCGATCGTAAGCAGCTTGTTTAATCTTAGGGTCACAATTATCCGAGATAAATAGTCCTTTTTTACCAACAACGGATACAAAATCAAGTTGAGACTCCCATTTATCTGGGTTAGGGGGAGGATATCCAAAAAATCTAAATCTTAAACCAGCCCATAATTCAAAACCTATCTCAATTTCCATCTCAGGATCATATCCAGATTTTGGTCCAGCTTTTACTTTTTTATTTATTAAACCTAATTGTTCTTTAAGCATTGTAGAAGATACACTAGCTACTAAATCTGCTAGTTGGATGCCCTTTATTTTCATTGAATCTTGTTCAATATTTATGGTTTGTTTTACACCCTCAAACCTATGTTCTTTTCTGAAAATACCTTCATCTAAAAATATCTCCACATTGTCTTCAATTTCTTCTTTATTGTACTCTAATAATTGTTTCAAGCCCAACTCTGTTGCTTCAGCAAATTCTTTGGGGATATTATTAGAGACAACAATAAAGACTTTTACTTTTGAGAAGAGTCTTCTAAGTTTTTCTCTGACAATTTTCAATTCAGGATTTGAATTTGCCAATCTACTTTTGAATTCAATTTCATTTGGATCTAGCCCCGTCTCTTTTAAGATATTTGATATCTCCTTATTAAGATCATATTTTGAATAGACAAAAGCACCCAAATAAAACCCAGCTTGATCATGCTTTGATTCATCATAATATATATAAGCCATATCTCTCAACTTATTGTAATTTTAAATAGTTCATAATGAGTTAAACAAGAATATGAGACAAATAAGAATTGAGGAAAAAGATTTAGACCAACACATTTATCGTATTTATCCTATGGATCGATTTCTAGAGATGCTTGAAAAAAAGTCTTTGACATTGGTGAGACCAAAACTCTGGAAGGATCCAATGGAATCTATCATTTTCGATGCCTCGTTTAACATAGCTGGCCAAAAAGGACATTCAGGTAATAAATGGACTAAGTTCTTTTCTCAATGTTGGACAATGAGCTATGAGTCTTATGCCCTTTGGAACGAATATGCTCCTTTACATAATGGGGTAAGAGTTAGAACAACACTTGGTAAATTAATTAAACTATTAGATCAGACAATAACGTCCAATAGTAATACATGGTTTATAGGTAAAGTTGATTATAAACCAATAAGGTTAGTTAAAAAATGGATTGGTGAAAATCTACCTTATGTGGAAAATATCTATATGGAAAAACTTCCCTACGGCCATATATATTCACTTTTCATAAAGCTCAATCAATATTCTCATGAGAATGAAATACGTTTAATATATAATGATGAAAAATTTGAACATGTCAATAGCGACATATTTGAATTGAACATAGATCCTTATGAATTATTCGACCGGTTATTACTTGATCCGAGGATGCCAGAAAATATTTACAAGATTTATAAAAACACATTTATCAATTATGGGTTTGAGGAAAAAAGTGTTATCCGATCAGGTTTACTCACTGAAGAAACATTAAGAGCTAAACTTAGTAATTGGTAAATGACTCTAGAGTTCCACTTTTGTCCAAGTTGGTACGGTGGTACTCGTAGCCCCAAGTTAAATTTATCAATTTAATTATTTATGAGACCACTATTTTAAGTGATTCTTTGGTTGGCGAATTGTGCAAAGAATGAATCTTAGTATCTAACCTTAAGATCGATTTGGGCGCTGACACGAAATTCTGCTGATCGTTCATCATTAATGACTTCTTGAATAAATAGTTGCTCTTTACCTGGAATTAACAACAATTCATATTGTCCTTCCTCAAACAGATCGCTGACAATAAAAGAAGAAAAAAGATTGTCCATCACATCAATAAATCGTGCTTTAATAAAAGCTCGCCTATTATTTTTATCCCTCACCATGAAAGCTTCTGCAACACGACTGTTTATTGAGAATGAATTGATGATCTGTCTTTCAAAATAGGGAAATCCTTCCATACCTATACCGGTATATATTGATATGGTATCTGCAAAATTTTTTGAAATGTCATTTTTATAATACTTCACATTTCCTTGGCCTCTATAGACAATCATATCATCAATATCATTGAAAATTGTGTGATCCGCCTTTATAAATCGGTAGAGAACCTTTTTTGTGTATTTAATGGCAAGTTTCTGATATTTTAAGATGGAATCAGGGTTTATTAAAAGACTCTTATCAATTGACAGCAATGGCCCAACGTTCTCAAAGTAGTTCGGCTTGATTATTTGTTTAACCTCAGAATCTGCAAAATCATAATTTCTCGTAAGTAAATCTTCATCATGTGCTCTCAGAATACTGGCTTTTAATATATCTAAGCTTTTCGATGTTTTAGTTGAACTTTTAACATAATCCCTGATTCCATCATTTATTTTAATCAAATCATTCTGAGGCAATTTATTGGTGACTTTCTTGAAGAATTTCTTTCTTGCTTTTTCAACTAAGGGCATTAAAAATTCATAATTCCATATAGTTTCAAAGCCAGGATCAAGTGCCTTTATACCTTTTTCAGGGTTTGGAAGTCCTTCGACATCATATTCAGTAACATTTGTAGCCCATTTAAACGTACCGATTGCTTTAGTATATTTTCTTTGTTTTGGCATGAAATAAATTAGACTTATCTATTAAAATGATAACAACTAAAAAGTGATCAAGTTCCCATATTAAATATTAAGTTAGAAAAAATAGCAAATATGATCTTTCAAGTTCATGCATTGATAGTTCCACTTTTGTCCAAAGAAGAGATATGTGATTTATCCATAGGTATTTTTACCCATGACAAAAGCATGATGTTGCTTGTTTATTACTACATTGGATACATAGTATATTAATTTCAATTTCATGAAAAAATTCTTTTTAAAATATATATTTCCAATATCTGCTGGTGTAATACTCACATTTATACCAATTGTTCTTTTGACCAAACTTAAATTTTTCCCATTAGGTAGTGAGTCTGCAACAATAGGATCTGCAATTGGCGGAATTACAGCCCCTTTTGTAGGACTAATTGGTGCATTTTTGATTTATTATACTTTTCGAAAACAACAAGAAAGTATTGAATCCCAAGATAGATTTCAATATGTAGAGTTTCTCCTTGACGTTATAAAAGAGCTTAAGTCAAGTTTTATAAGCTTTACGGATAATGCTGGTACTGATATTCATGGTAAGGTAAGAACTAATGAATTTCAGTTAAACTATTTTTTATCAATAATTAACCAATATCAAAATTTGGCCAATACTATGTTAAGTGCTGATATTGCTGATAATCATAGAAGGTTAGTACTACAAGACTTATTCATGTGGTATATTTCCAATCTGCAAATTTTAGTTAATAGAACACAAGAATTTAGAATTCAAGAGGGAGGTAGGATAATAGTAAACCCTATACTTGATGACAGCTTTCAAGGATCGTTTGATAGTGTAATGGCAGTTAATATGAGAGTTAGTGAGTATTTAAGAAATTAGTCCACTATAGTTCCACTTTATGCTAAGGTGGAACCACTTTCCTTTTTTCATATTTCTTTCTCCACTCTCATCAAACCTTGTTTTTCCTTCCTTTCAAATAGGAGAGAAATATATCAAGTACCACTTTTTAACTGTATATTTAAAATGTGGAACCATTATTTACTTCAAACTTGCCAAAATGAGCGTTGGTCAAACAGCCTGTAGTCCGTTAGATTGGGATAGAGAATTTCAGAAACTCTTGAAGGAATTGAGTGTGGCTATACACGAGGCGGAAGGGGAGAGGAAAGTTACCTTGGCCCGGTATCAAACGGCAATAGCCATAGGTGGTTATCTTGGTCCACGAGCAAAGGAGCTTTTGCATTTCACTTGGTTTGATTTCCTGGGTAAATCTGAAAAGGACGTATATGAATTTAAGACTGAGAAGAATCGAAAGATCTATTTCAATGAGAAGTTATTGAAACTGATTTCGGCTAATTACAAAATCATTGATCCCAACAATGTTCATGATTTCATATTGGAAAGTCCTAAACATCCTGGGAAGCCGATCTCAACTAGAGCATTCAATAAAGCATTTAAGAAAGTACTCGAAAATTATAATGTAATAACGGACAATCCATCAAGCCATACACTAAGAAAGACTTTTGCTTATCGCGTATTTGACAATAAAGGTAAAGATGAACAGGCTTTGATATTTGTAGGTGAGGTGTTAGGTCATTCCTCAATAGATTATACTAGAAAGTACCTTGGTATAAAGAGGAATCAAATTAAGGAGGCTTATCTAAGTATTCATTAAATGAGAAATAAAACTAATAATCTGAATGAAATCCACATTCATAGCTTAATAAACTTCGTTTTAGAAAATAATGAAGAATCGGAAAAACTAGCAAGTAGTGCATACAACCTTCATTCTTCTAATTCAAAAACATTAAGTGCAATTCAAAAATTGGATCCGAGCATTACAACTGATTCAAAATTTGTCTGTGTAACTGAAGGGGAGTTTAGTTTTAAAGACAGCCTGCATTTTCATTTTTTTCTTTCATACCATTATTTAATTGACTTTTTTAAACGAAACAAAGTATTAGATGAAGAAGGAAGAAAGAATTTTAAAAAAGTATATTATCAATGGGAAAAAATTCTCCAGCCTAATGCAAAACTGATCGTACTTATTTACCATGAAAAATTTAATCTAAATTTTGCCGAATGGTTTACTAGTAAAAACGATAGAGATTTTTGGTTTATGTACCATCCTTTTCTTGATACCTTGCCCTTTCTCAATATTAAGATCAGTGAATTGGAAATTCTACTGCCAATTATACTCGGAAAAACCAAAAACGACTTAACAGGAGGAATGATATTTAACGCTGTTGAGAAATGGGCAGAACTTAACCCTGAACTGGGTAACAATTTTCTCCAATCAATATCAACAAAGCCGAGTGAGTTAAAAATGTTTATTGCAAAGACTTTGAGTGGTCTAGCGAAATCAGTCGGAATTGAACAAATATTTATCAAAACAATGAGCCTAATTGAGAATGATGATATTGAAGTTAGAAAAAGCGCTATTCTTGGAGCTTCGTTAATGAAACTACATCCCATTGAAAACAAGAGTCAAATTAAACTACTCACAGATTCGTTAATCAAGATTTATAAAGAAAAACAAGAGGAATTAGAACCTGTTCTCGCAGAGACATATGGTAACCTCTTAGTAATTACTTCTGATTCAAAGTTGAAAATATTTGAATTGTCATATAGCCATAACCCCCATACACAATTTATCATTGCTGATATTCTTTGGAGAAAGGTTGATTATAATAATGATAAAATCTGGTTTACGAATGTCTTAATGAA
This genomic window contains:
- a CDS encoding DUF3800 domain-containing protein, which gives rise to MAYIYYDESKHDQAGFYLGAFVYSKYDLNKEISNILKETGLDPNEIEFKSRLANSNPELKIVREKLRRLFSKVKVFIVVSNNIPKEFAEATELGLKQLLEYNKEEIEDNVEIFLDEGIFRKEHRFEGVKQTINIEQDSMKIKGIQLADLVASVSSTMLKEQLGLINKKVKAGPKSGYDPEMEIEIGFELWAGLRFRFFGYPPPNPDKWESQLDFVSVVGKKGLFISDNCDPKIKQAAYDRFGEMYLGCIH
- a CDS encoding DUF2971 domain-containing protein, coding for MRQIRIEEKDLDQHIYRIYPMDRFLEMLEKKSLTLVRPKLWKDPMESIIFDASFNIAGQKGHSGNKWTKFFSQCWTMSYESYALWNEYAPLHNGVRVRTTLGKLIKLLDQTITSNSNTWFIGKVDYKPIRLVKKWIGENLPYVENIYMEKLPYGHIYSLFIKLNQYSHENEIRLIYNDEKFEHVNSDIFELNIDPYELFDRLLLDPRMPENIYKIYKNTFINYGFEEKSVIRSGLLTEETLRAKLSNW
- a CDS encoding tyrosine-type recombinase/integrase, which produces MLRWNHFPFFIFLSPLSSNLVFPSFQIGEKYIKYHFLTVYLKCGTIIYFKLAKMSVGQTACSPLDWDREFQKLLKELSVAIHEAEGERKVTLARYQTAIAIGGYLGPRAKELLHFTWFDFLGKSEKDVYEFKTEKNRKIYFNEKLLKLISANYKIIDPNNVHDFILESPKHPGKPISTRAFNKAFKKVLENYNVITDNPSSHTLRKTFAYRVFDNKGKDEQALIFVGEVLGHSSIDYTRKYLGIKRNQIKEAYLSIH